The Streptomyces lienomycini sequence GTACGCCACCGAGTCCGGCGCGTACATCCGCGACCACTTCTTCGGCGACGACCACCGGCTGCGCGCGATGGTCGAGAACATGACCGACCAGCAGATCCAGCACCTGGGGCGCGGCGGTCACGACCACCGGAAGATCTACGCGGCGTACAAGGCCGCGCTCGAGCACAAGGGCCAGCCGACCGTGATCCTGGCCAAGACGGTCAAGGGCTGGACGCTGGGCCCGAACTTCGAGGGCCGCAACGCCACGCACCAGATGAAGAAGCTGACGGTCGACGACCTCAAGCGCTTCCGCGACCGGCTGCACCTGCCGATCTCCGACAAGGAGCTGGAGTCCGGCCCGCCGCCGTACTACCACCCGGGCCGGGACACCGAGGAGATGCAGTACATGCACGACCGGCGCCTGGGCTGCGGCGGGTACGTGCCGACCCGCGTCGTTCGGTCGAAGCCGCTCGCGCTGCCGGACGACAAGACGTACGCGACCGTGAAGAAGGGGTCGGGTCAGCAGTCCATCGCCACGACGATGGCCTTTGTGAGGCTGCTGAAGGATCTCATGCGGGACAAGGAGATCGGCAAGCGGTTCGTGCTGATCGCGCCGGACGAGTACCGCACGTTCGGCATGGACTCGTTCTTCCCGAGTGCGAAGATTTACAACCCGCTCGGTCAGCAGTACGAGTCCGTCGACCGTGATCTGCTGCTCGCCTACAAGGAGGCGCCGAACGGCCAGATGCTGCACGACGGCATCTCCGAGGCGGGCTGCACGGCCTCGGCGATCGCGGCCGGATCGGCGTACGCCACGCACGGGGAACCGCTGATCCCGGTGTACGTCTTCTACTCGATGTTCGGTTTCCAGCGCACCGGCGACCAGTTCTGGCAGATGGGCGACCAGTTGGCGCGCGGTTTCGTCCTGGGCGCGACGGCGGGGCGTACGACTCTGACCGGTGAGGGTCTCCAGCACGCCGACGGGCACTCGCAGTTGCTGGCGTCGACCAACCCGGCGTGCGTGGCGTACGACCCGGCGTTCGGCTTCGAGATCGCGCACATCGTCAAGGACGGTCTGCGCCGCATGTACGGCGCCGACGAGCGGCATCCGCACGGTGAGGACGTCTTCTACTACCTCACCGTCTACAACGAGCCCATCCGGCACCCGGCCGAGCCCGAGAACGTGGACGTCGAGGGCATCCTCAAGGGGGTGTACCGCTTCAGTGAGGGCACGGGCGGCTCCATCCCGGCGCAGATCATGGCGTCCGGCGTCGCGGTGCCGTGGGCCGTGGAGGCCCAGCGGATCCTCGCCGAGGAGTGGAACGTGCGCGCCGACGTCTGGTCGGCGACCTCCTGGAACGAGCTGCGGCGCGAGGCCGTGGCCTGCGAGGAGCACAACCTGCTGCACCCCGAGGAGGAGCAGCGGGTGCCGTACGTGACGCGGAAGCTGGCCGGTGCGCAGGGGCCCTTCGTGGCGGTGTCCGACTGGATGCGGTCGGTGCCGGACCAGATCGCGCGGTGGGTGCCGGGGACGTACCAGTCGCTGGGCGCGGACGGGTTCGGGTTCGCGGACACCCGGGGGGCCGCGCGGCGGTTCTTCCACATCGACGCGGAGTCGATCGTGGTCGGCGTGCTGAGTGAGCTGGCGCGGGAGGGCAAGGTCGACCG is a genomic window containing:
- the aceE gene encoding pyruvate dehydrogenase (acetyl-transferring), homodimeric type, coding for MASASDRSPIIIGGLPSQVPDFDPEETQEWLDSLDAAVDERGRERARFLMLRLIERARERRVAVPEMRSTDYVNTIPTKSEPFFPGNEEIERKILNATRWNAAVMVSRAQRPGIGVGGHIATFASSASLYDVGFNHFFRGKDEGDGGDQVFFQGHASPGIYARAYLLDRLSEEHLDGFRQEKSKAPKALSSYPHPRSMPDFWEFPTVSMGLGPIGAIFQARMNRYMHARGIADTSKSHVWAYLGDGEMDEPESLGQLSIAAREGLDNLTFVVNCNLQRLDGPVRGNGKIIQELESVFRGAGWNVIKLVWDRTWDPLLAQDRDGVLVNRMNTTPDGQFQTYATESGAYIRDHFFGDDHRLRAMVENMTDQQIQHLGRGGHDHRKIYAAYKAALEHKGQPTVILAKTVKGWTLGPNFEGRNATHQMKKLTVDDLKRFRDRLHLPISDKELESGPPPYYHPGRDTEEMQYMHDRRLGCGGYVPTRVVRSKPLALPDDKTYATVKKGSGQQSIATTMAFVRLLKDLMRDKEIGKRFVLIAPDEYRTFGMDSFFPSAKIYNPLGQQYESVDRDLLLAYKEAPNGQMLHDGISEAGCTASAIAAGSAYATHGEPLIPVYVFYSMFGFQRTGDQFWQMGDQLARGFVLGATAGRTTLTGEGLQHADGHSQLLASTNPACVAYDPAFGFEIAHIVKDGLRRMYGADERHPHGEDVFYYLTVYNEPIRHPAEPENVDVEGILKGVYRFSEGTGGSIPAQIMASGVAVPWAVEAQRILAEEWNVRADVWSATSWNELRREAVACEEHNLLHPEEEQRVPYVTRKLAGAQGPFVAVSDWMRSVPDQIARWVPGTYQSLGADGFGFADTRGAARRFFHIDAESIVVGVLSELAREGKVDRSVLKQAIDRYRLLDVTAADPGPAGGDA